From Butyricimonas paravirosa, one genomic window encodes:
- a CDS encoding YebC/PmpR family DNA-binding transcriptional regulator yields MGRAFEYRKARKLKRWGNMARTFTRIGKEIDIAVKAGGPDPANNTRLRILIQNAKAENMPKENVERAIKRAVSKDTSDYKEIVYEGYGPFGIAIVVETATDNNTRTVANVRHCFNKYGGSLGTTGSLDFLFDRKCVFKITRPENFDLEEFELEMIDYGADEIFEDEENHVIIYGSFEAFGAIQKYLEDNHYEMVSGEFERIPLDTKELTDEQRETVDKLLEKLEEDDDVTNVYHNIKE; encoded by the coding sequence ATGGGAAGAGCGTTCGAATACCGTAAAGCACGGAAGCTAAAGAGATGGGGCAATATGGCCCGTACGTTTACCAGAATAGGAAAAGAAATTGATATTGCCGTAAAAGCCGGCGGTCCGGACCCAGCGAATAACACGCGTTTACGTATACTTATCCAAAACGCCAAGGCTGAAAATATGCCGAAGGAGAACGTCGAAAGAGCTATCAAACGCGCCGTTTCAAAAGATACTTCTGATTACAAGGAGATCGTTTACGAGGGATACGGTCCTTTCGGTATCGCCATCGTGGTAGAAACCGCAACCGACAATAACACCCGTACCGTTGCTAACGTACGTCATTGCTTCAATAAATACGGCGGTTCTTTAGGAACAACCGGTAGCCTCGATTTCTTGTTCGATCGGAAATGCGTGTTCAAAATTACCCGCCCAGAGAACTTCGACCTAGAAGAATTCGAATTGGAAATGATTGACTACGGTGCCGACGAAATCTTCGAGGACGAAGAAAATCACGTGATCATCTACGGTTCATTCGAAGCGTTCGGGGCTATTCAAAAATATTTGGAAGATAACCACTACGAAATGGTCAGCGGAGAATTCGAGCGTATCCCTCTTGATACAAAAGAATTAACCGACGAACAAAGAGAAACCGTGGACAAATTGCTGGAGAAATTAGAAGAAGATGATGATGTAACTAACGTTTATCACAACATTAAAGAATAA
- a CDS encoding FimB/Mfa2 family fimbrial subunit, translating to MRKIIFLLVTQFVLFSCQKSKVMEGQEIRIPLECNTSEEFSIHHLHLFAIDRDNRIARHETFTSSDIHENTLHATLPLGRYRLALVANAPKGNMVIPETGETLENLFLCLPHEENTYQEASDISTALQSVSITENKNALPPIRLFRRTGTLQVSLHAIPKEISNLNLELSFIPSSVSFSGSTTNTFGTITKPVDNQGKVMIRTFPAKKGETTLSVTYDEDNTPKRKIIPFSIAIDTNQTIHVECNFPELTEGGIQGNGESLLRNGDFEEWSNPEKEPDHWHFYKDGKDSIALKITGSQARSGQAAYLQGKTYLYQDVEIEAGKRYEIKMHVNAPSPSFPWKYYCYWRKTKNSALPAEHNKPIQAQSYLKQTNGWINVFNGKSFIAPEGAKLLRVEIRTYGKEIIPEEGIYIDDFSVELVE from the coding sequence ATGAGAAAAATAATATTTTTACTGGTAACGCAGTTTGTACTTTTTTCATGTCAGAAAAGCAAAGTCATGGAAGGGCAGGAGATACGAATCCCGCTTGAATGTAACACTTCCGAGGAATTTTCCATACACCACTTGCACCTGTTTGCCATTGACCGGGATAATCGTATCGCCCGTCATGAAACGTTTACATCATCGGACATTCATGAAAACACACTTCATGCTACTCTCCCTCTAGGCAGATACAGATTAGCCCTCGTGGCCAACGCTCCCAAGGGAAACATGGTTATTCCGGAAACCGGAGAAACACTTGAAAACTTGTTCCTTTGCCTACCACATGAAGAAAACACTTACCAAGAGGCCAGTGACATCTCCACGGCTCTACAAAGTGTCAGTATCACGGAAAATAAAAATGCCCTTCCCCCAATTCGACTCTTCCGGAGAACGGGAACATTACAGGTTTCTCTCCATGCGATTCCAAAGGAAATATCCAACCTAAATCTGGAATTGTCTTTCATCCCGTCCTCGGTCAGTTTTTCCGGATCAACCACTAACACCTTCGGCACGATCACGAAACCCGTGGATAATCAAGGAAAAGTAATGATTCGGACCTTCCCCGCCAAAAAGGGGGAAACCACGCTTTCTGTTACCTATGATGAAGACAACACACCAAAGCGAAAAATTATCCCCTTCTCGATAGCTATTGACACGAATCAAACCATTCACGTGGAATGTAATTTCCCGGAATTAACCGAAGGCGGGATACAAGGAAACGGGGAAAGCTTATTACGGAACGGAGATTTCGAGGAATGGAGTAACCCGGAAAAAGAACCCGACCATTGGCACTTTTATAAAGACGGGAAAGACAGTATCGCCCTCAAGATCACGGGCTCCCAAGCCCGTTCCGGACAAGCGGCCTACCTACAAGGTAAAACTTACCTGTACCAAGATGTAGAAATTGAAGCCGGCAAACGCTACGAGATAAAAATGCACGTGAATGCCCCTTCTCCCTCTTTTCCGTGGAAATATTACTGTTACTGGCGTAAAACCAAAAACTCGGCACTCCCGGCAGAACACAACAAACCCATACAAGCCCAAAGTTACCTGAAACAAACGAACGGCTGGATCAACGTGTTCAACGGCAAATCATTCATCGCCCCAGAAGGAGCCAAACTTTTACGGGTAGAAATCCGTACCTATGGCAAAGAGATCATACCCGAAGAGGGAATATATATTGATGATTTCAGTGTAGAACTCGTGGAATGA
- a CDS encoding glutaminase has product MDYKEVIDNIYNEVKPLFGQGKVADYIPALANVNPCQYGIAIATLDGQIVGTGDYQTKFSIQSISKVFTLAMVVRHMGGDLWQYVGREPSGTPFNSLVQLEHEQGIPRNPFINAGALVVTDKVMNLYHRPKEAILQFVRSVAGNDDIYYDKTVAQSEFEHASRNQALGHFMKSFGNIDNDVDSLIDVYCNQCSIAMTCEDLAKSFLFLANHGINPHNNENILTVSRSKRLSALMLTCGFYDESGEFAFRVGMPGKSGVGGGVVAIIPGKLSIAVWSPELNEHGNSYMGIETLERFTTNIGISIF; this is encoded by the coding sequence ATGGATTACAAGGAAGTTATTGACAACATATATAACGAGGTAAAACCCCTCTTCGGACAAGGTAAAGTAGCTGATTATATCCCTGCCTTGGCAAATGTCAACCCGTGCCAATACGGGATTGCCATAGCCACTCTCGACGGTCAGATCGTCGGCACGGGAGACTACCAAACCAAATTCTCCATCCAAAGTATTTCGAAAGTCTTTACTCTCGCCATGGTCGTTCGCCATATGGGGGGAGACCTGTGGCAATACGTGGGCCGGGAACCTTCCGGAACCCCGTTTAACTCGCTGGTTCAGTTGGAACACGAACAGGGAATCCCGCGTAATCCGTTTATCAACGCCGGGGCTCTCGTGGTTACGGATAAAGTGATGAACCTTTACCACCGGCCGAAAGAAGCCATCCTGCAATTCGTGAGAAGCGTGGCCGGAAACGACGACATTTACTATGATAAAACGGTGGCCCAGTCCGAATTTGAACACGCTAGCCGGAATCAAGCCCTGGGACATTTCATGAAAAGTTTCGGTAACATCGATAACGACGTGGATTCGCTGATCGACGTGTACTGCAATCAATGCAGTATTGCCATGACGTGCGAGGATCTTGCAAAATCATTTCTGTTCCTGGCCAACCACGGGATCAACCCGCACAATAACGAGAATATCCTCACCGTGAGCCGCTCGAAACGCCTCAGCGCACTCATGCTGACCTGCGGTTTCTACGACGAATCCGGAGAGTTTGCTTTCCGTGTAGGAATGCCGGGCAAAAGCGGTGTCGGAGGAGGCGTGGTAGCCATCATCCCGGGCAAGCTCAGTATCGCCGTGTGGAGTCCCGAACTGAATGAACACGGGAACTCGTACATGGGAATCGAAACGCTCGAACGGTTTACCACGAACATCGGGATCTCTATTTTTTAA
- a CDS encoding AMP-binding protein: MNIRLNGKRYTDLNMLTGNIDPEVIAFLQEWYNEKEEVIGHTSGSTGKPKEIRLLKKDMIASASLTNEYFHIGPQSRLLLCLSPTYIAGKMMIVRTILSGADLITIKPTSSPLQNIENDIDFAAMVPMQVETTLTNPETRSRFARIKQVIIGGAAVSPTLEQGLQELPTRCYGTYGMTETVSHIALREINGERKSPAYFALGKVSFSTDERGCLVINTPHLQQQRFITNDIVRLVDTTHFEWLGRHDNVINSGGIKLFPESIEARIASFLSQRFFITAEDDSRLGQKAVLVIESLPWDEAKCLQLLSRLKSCLSPYEVPKNIYFQEHLTETYSGKIVRKIK, from the coding sequence ATGAACATCAGACTAAACGGTAAACGGTACACGGATTTAAATATGCTCACGGGAAATATCGACCCGGAAGTCATCGCCTTTTTACAGGAATGGTATAACGAAAAAGAAGAAGTTATCGGGCATACTTCCGGTTCCACGGGGAAACCGAAGGAAATCCGGTTACTAAAAAAAGACATGATCGCATCCGCCAGCTTAACAAACGAATATTTCCACATCGGTCCTCAATCCCGCTTGTTACTTTGCCTTTCCCCGACTTATATCGCAGGGAAAATGATGATCGTCCGCACCATCCTCTCGGGAGCCGACCTGATCACGATAAAACCGACCTCTTCTCCCCTGCAAAACATCGAGAACGACATTGACTTCGCCGCCATGGTTCCCATGCAGGTTGAAACCACCTTGACCAACCCGGAAACTCGTTCCCGATTCGCTCGCATCAAGCAAGTGATCATTGGCGGGGCAGCTGTTTCCCCCACGTTAGAACAAGGTCTTCAAGAACTGCCGACAAGATGTTACGGCACCTATGGCATGACTGAAACCGTTTCGCATATTGCCCTGCGGGAAATCAATGGCGAAAGAAAATCTCCCGCCTATTTTGCCTTGGGAAAAGTGTCCTTCTCCACGGACGAAAGAGGATGCCTGGTCATCAACACCCCGCATCTCCAACAACAGAGATTCATCACGAACGATATTGTCCGGCTTGTTGACACCACTCATTTCGAATGGTTGGGACGCCATGATAACGTGATCAATTCCGGTGGAATAAAACTATTCCCGGAAAGCATAGAAGCCCGTATCGCCTCTTTTCTAAGCCAACGTTTCTTTATCACGGCTGAAGACGACAGTCGGCTAGGACAAAAAGCCGTGCTTGTCATAGAATCGCTCCCCTGGGACGAGGCCAAATGTCTGCAATTGCTATCCCGACTTAAATCCTGTTTATCTCCTTACGAAGTTCCCAAGAACATATATTTTCAAGAACATCTCACGGAAACCTATTCTGGCAAAATTGTACGAAAAATAAAATAA
- a CDS encoding o-succinylbenzoate synthase produces the protein MLQATYSKYNLHFKQPAGTSRGILTEKETWFIKVWESEQPEIYGLGECALFRGLSADDRPEFEKILKETCEGFSNLRDIRYLQDWSSIQFGLDTALADLKHGGKRIIYPTPFTEGQTDVEINGLIWMGSKDSMRQQIIKKLDAGFHCIKLKIGAIDFEAELDLLRMIRSQFSKELIELRVDANGAFSPKDAPRKLEQLAKYDIHSIEQPIRQGQWEEMSRLCRNTPIPIALDEELIGIEGFNKDKLLDTIRPQYVVIKPSLLGSFSGSWEWISRSRERNIGWWITSALESNIGLNAIAQWTAYILECHPTGMPQGLGTGQLYTNNIPSPLEQTGSTIRYNPQASWNLSPISF, from the coding sequence ATGCTACAAGCAACATATTCAAAATATAACCTACACTTCAAGCAACCGGCAGGAACTTCCCGAGGGATTCTCACGGAAAAAGAAACTTGGTTTATCAAAGTCTGGGAGTCGGAACAACCCGAAATATACGGATTGGGAGAGTGTGCTTTGTTTCGGGGATTAAGTGCAGACGACCGCCCGGAATTCGAGAAAATATTAAAAGAAACCTGCGAAGGTTTCAGCAACCTACGTGACATCCGCTACTTGCAAGATTGGAGTTCTATCCAATTCGGCTTGGATACCGCTCTCGCGGATTTAAAGCATGGTGGTAAACGCATCATTTACCCCACCCCTTTCACCGAAGGACAAACAGATGTCGAAATCAACGGTTTGATCTGGATGGGTTCCAAAGATTCCATGCGCCAACAGATTATCAAAAAGTTGGATGCAGGCTTCCATTGTATTAAATTGAAGATAGGAGCTATTGATTTCGAGGCAGAGCTAGACTTGTTACGCATGATTCGGTCACAATTCAGCAAAGAGCTAATAGAACTCCGGGTTGATGCCAACGGAGCTTTCTCCCCGAAAGATGCACCCCGCAAACTGGAACAATTGGCTAAATATGATATTCACTCTATCGAACAGCCCATCCGTCAAGGACAATGGGAAGAAATGTCTCGTCTATGCCGAAATACCCCGATCCCGATTGCCCTAGATGAAGAATTGATCGGAATCGAAGGATTCAACAAAGACAAGCTACTTGATACTATTCGCCCCCAATACGTCGTAATAAAACCATCTCTTTTAGGCAGTTTTTCGGGTTCATGGGAATGGATTTCCCGCTCCCGAGAACGTAACATCGGCTGGTGGATTACTTCCGCGCTGGAATCCAATATCGGGTTGAATGCCATTGCACAATGGACGGCTTATATTTTGGAGTGTCACCCCACGGGTATGCCTCAAGGATTGGGAACGGGGCAACTCTACACGAATAATATCCCTTCACCCTTGGAACAAACCGGCTCGACCATCCGGTACAACCCACAGGCAAGCTGGAATTTATCCCCCATTTCGTTTTAA
- a CDS encoding TlpA family protein disulfide reductase: MRNLIFIILFFIANACSNSQKNKDDIVVNFNVQNPTYSKVAIVQSPELIDEIELDKNGKATCTLQGDLIYARLFYGEESKNVFFQKGDQLTISFDAGKFKDEIRFEGKNAPVNDYLNAITYTEIAPDEYGRPLDELITLVQQKTDEAIKLLQARKLETVNPDFVTWEKGRIKYMYAFNILMHPMGYAYLTQDTSYQPGPEYYNMLSQLIQGDEQLVHLPLYREFVAEAAILLASPGKRIPNLYDRCVSQMKYLAENIQNEKVKQVILNDIAMKYVKKNGIRNITDLENIYNAYVTDPDLRAAYKEIRDQWDLTSVGRPSPDFKGQDINGKTLSLKDFNGKYLYIDVWATWCGPCKKEIPFLKELEKKFEGKNITFLSLSTDQNKTDWENMVKSGELSGTQLLIGRGSQFQKDYNINGIPHFILLAPEGKIVNASMIRPSSPDIEKVLNALPGI, encoded by the coding sequence ATGAGAAATCTTATATTTATCATCTTATTCTTTATCGCTAACGCTTGTTCGAATTCACAAAAAAACAAGGACGATATTGTTGTCAATTTCAACGTTCAGAACCCGACTTACTCCAAAGTCGCCATTGTTCAAAGCCCGGAATTAATCGACGAAATCGAACTGGACAAGAACGGTAAGGCCACCTGTACCTTACAAGGCGATTTAATATATGCCCGCTTGTTCTATGGCGAAGAGTCCAAGAATGTCTTTTTTCAAAAAGGGGACCAACTTACTATCTCCTTCGATGCCGGTAAATTCAAGGACGAGATTCGATTCGAAGGCAAAAACGCCCCGGTCAATGACTACCTCAACGCGATCACATACACGGAAATCGCTCCGGATGAATACGGTCGCCCGCTAGACGAGCTAATCACACTTGTTCAACAAAAAACAGACGAGGCAATCAAATTATTACAAGCCAGGAAACTAGAAACCGTAAATCCCGATTTCGTTACCTGGGAAAAAGGACGTATAAAATACATGTATGCCTTCAATATACTCATGCATCCCATGGGATATGCCTACTTGACACAAGACACAAGCTATCAGCCGGGACCGGAATATTACAATATGTTAAGCCAACTCATACAAGGAGACGAACAGCTTGTTCATCTCCCGTTATACAGGGAATTTGTTGCGGAAGCGGCAATCCTCCTTGCCTCTCCGGGAAAACGGATACCGAACCTTTACGACAGATGCGTGAGTCAAATGAAATATCTTGCCGAAAACATCCAGAACGAAAAGGTAAAACAGGTCATTCTGAACGATATTGCCATGAAATACGTGAAGAAAAATGGAATTCGCAACATTACCGATCTGGAAAATATCTATAACGCTTACGTCACCGATCCCGATCTACGAGCCGCATATAAAGAGATTCGTGATCAATGGGATCTCACATCGGTCGGACGCCCATCTCCTGACTTTAAAGGACAGGATATTAACGGGAAAACTTTATCCTTGAAAGACTTCAACGGGAAATACCTGTACATCGACGTTTGGGCAACCTGGTGCGGTCCCTGCAAAAAAGAAATCCCGTTCCTGAAAGAACTGGAGAAGAAATTCGAAGGAAAAAACATCACGTTCCTAAGTCTTTCCACCGATCAGAACAAAACAGACTGGGAAAACATGGTTAAATCCGGAGAACTCTCCGGCACCCAACTTCTAATCGGGCGAGGCAGTCAATTCCAGAAAGATTATAATATAAATGGAATTCCTCATTTTATACTACTCGCCCCGGAAGGAAAAATCGTTAACGCCAGTATGATCCGTCCTTCCTCACCGGACATCGAAAAAGTTTTAAATGCCTTACCCGGCATTTAA
- a CDS encoding TlpA disulfide reductase family protein: MKHILFIMFLLSIFSCTKHNGYSLSGEVPEAWEGKPVFLMLNDINQPYAIDSTQISNGKFLLEGKFDIPRYCSVLIYLDPNNRSDRSKLVNFSLFLDSTAVKAVCDNSGKAPVFSISGSNTQDAFQNYTDQIQPLQADRKKTFTAYTQAYYYGNDLTKAIDLAKQTTAKARKIQDAQIKYIKDHPESVISLHVAQELCKGNSSLSRQETEQLFTALSPRLQESEMGKSLRETIQRKQIFIGQPFLDKELIVPDGSSKKISDFVEPGHITLIEFWASWCQPCRAEFPHIRKTYDKYHPKGFNIVSISIDSKRENWLTALKEENLSWGQLLDRRTPPGESAFKAYNLTGVPSSILVDAQGNILSINARGGWLDAAMQEIYD; the protein is encoded by the coding sequence ATGAAACACATTTTATTTATCATGTTCCTTCTATCCATCTTCAGTTGTACAAAACACAACGGGTACTCCCTCTCGGGGGAGGTACCCGAAGCTTGGGAAGGTAAACCCGTGTTCTTGATGCTTAATGACATAAATCAACCTTATGCCATTGACAGTACCCAAATATCAAACGGGAAATTCCTCTTGGAAGGAAAATTTGATATTCCCCGTTATTGCAGCGTACTCATTTACCTGGATCCCAATAACCGTTCGGATCGGAGTAAACTGGTCAATTTTTCGCTCTTTCTTGACAGTACGGCCGTGAAAGCGGTTTGCGACAATTCAGGAAAGGCTCCCGTGTTCAGCATTTCGGGAAGCAACACACAAGATGCTTTCCAAAATTATACAGATCAGATACAACCTCTTCAAGCCGATCGCAAAAAAACGTTCACTGCCTACACCCAAGCCTATTACTATGGTAACGACTTGACCAAAGCGATAGATCTGGCCAAACAAACGACAGCAAAGGCACGAAAAATACAAGATGCCCAAATAAAATATATCAAAGATCATCCCGAATCCGTGATTAGCTTACACGTCGCACAAGAACTCTGTAAAGGCAACTCATCACTTTCTCGGCAAGAGACGGAGCAACTGTTCACGGCACTCTCTCCCCGTTTACAAGAATCCGAAATGGGGAAATCACTGCGGGAAACAATACAACGTAAACAAATATTCATCGGACAACCTTTTCTGGATAAAGAACTTATCGTCCCCGATGGCAGCAGTAAAAAGATCTCCGATTTCGTAGAACCCGGACATATTACCCTGATCGAATTCTGGGCTTCATGGTGTCAGCCCTGCCGGGCAGAATTCCCCCACATCCGGAAAACATACGACAAATATCATCCGAAAGGATTTAATATCGTGAGTATCTCCATCGACTCGAAACGGGAAAACTGGCTCACGGCCTTAAAGGAGGAAAACTTATCCTGGGGCCAACTACTCGACCGGAGAACACCCCCGGGAGAATCTGCATTCAAAGCATATAACTTGACGGGCGTTCCTTCCTCCATTCTCGTGGATGCTCAAGGAAATATTCTTAGCATAAACGCACGAGGCGGGTGGCTTGATGCCGCAATGCAAGAAATATATGATTAA
- a CDS encoding PKD-like family lipoprotein yields the protein MKQILYRIKSLFLLVAIAGGISACADDKGNYNYHDIPEVKIEGIGSSIQALAYQNLSIPVQLDGLEADEDRYEYEWLAIRQFEAEDANDSASEVLATTKEFNDIISLRPGPYKLIYTVKDKHLNVFYQQQANLSVVTTTSEGWVLLCSENGNVRLDMISTVLGEEVHSKDMLADSDMPFKKGPLALIALSPENTEDMSSVQQVDPTSPFYLLTEEGTTRLHKDAFEWKEEYLMKYEMGDMNDAKPMHITSAGYYRMMVTPEGVFSSNYSMGAGALWESRLNYLRNDDNTKEYIQIAPYVGCNITNPMQFAPVFMFYDLDHKQFVYHPGGMYGGLTGDQTVGCLSMNDDEAGGNAFSFPMGYNYVYMENSGRNYSESAMMPGFFNNITFTILENNGIYHLYGITLDDYYMALMGMPAYTKTHYANLSNCTDITQAEHFAFSPLNDQMFYAVDGKVYRVNLDTSTPSSEFQFEVPGEITCLKFYLYRNAENARRSYDLIVGSDKGGTDGGELRVYEAVDNLAQITDYKEYHSGFGRIVDIIYKEPLTQE from the coding sequence ATGAAACAGATATTATATAGAATAAAATCACTTTTTTTACTTGTTGCAATAGCAGGTGGAATCAGTGCTTGTGCGGACGATAAAGGTAATTATAATTACCACGATATTCCGGAAGTAAAAATTGAAGGTATCGGTAGTTCGATCCAAGCTTTGGCATACCAAAATTTGTCTATCCCCGTGCAACTAGATGGCTTGGAAGCCGATGAGGATCGATATGAATACGAATGGCTGGCCATCCGGCAATTCGAGGCGGAAGACGCAAATGATTCCGCAAGTGAAGTGTTGGCTACCACAAAAGAATTTAATGATATTATATCTTTACGTCCAGGTCCTTATAAATTGATTTACACGGTAAAGGACAAACACCTGAACGTGTTTTATCAACAACAAGCGAATCTTTCCGTCGTTACAACCACTTCCGAGGGCTGGGTCCTTCTGTGTTCCGAGAATGGTAATGTTCGCCTGGATATGATCTCAACTGTATTGGGAGAAGAGGTACATTCGAAGGATATGCTTGCCGATTCGGATATGCCTTTCAAGAAAGGGCCGTTGGCTCTCATTGCTCTTAGTCCCGAAAACACGGAAGATATGAGTTCTGTACAACAAGTAGATCCTACCTCCCCATTCTATTTGCTCACAGAAGAAGGAACTACCCGGCTACATAAAGATGCTTTCGAATGGAAAGAAGAATATCTCATGAAATACGAAATGGGAGATATGAATGATGCCAAACCTATGCATATCACATCAGCAGGCTATTACCGCATGATGGTAACACCAGAGGGGGTATTTAGCAGTAATTATAGTATGGGAGCAGGAGCATTATGGGAATCAAGATTAAATTATCTTCGTAATGACGATAACACGAAAGAATATATACAAATCGCACCATACGTGGGATGTAACATCACAAATCCGATGCAATTTGCCCCGGTATTTATGTTCTATGATTTAGACCACAAACAATTTGTTTATCATCCGGGAGGAATGTATGGGGGATTAACCGGAGATCAAACTGTAGGTTGCTTGAGCATGAACGACGATGAAGCCGGAGGCAATGCTTTTTCATTCCCGATGGGTTACAACTACGTTTACATGGAGAATAGTGGACGTAACTACTCCGAATCCGCCATGATGCCCGGTTTCTTCAATAATATCACGTTCACGATCTTGGAGAACAACGGAATTTATCACCTTTACGGAATTACATTAGACGACTATTATATGGCATTGATGGGAATGCCGGCATACACGAAAACCCATTACGCAAACCTCTCTAATTGCACTGATATAACACAAGCGGAACATTTTGCATTCAGCCCCTTAAACGATCAAATGTTTTATGCCGTAGATGGAAAAGTCTACCGGGTAAATCTGGACACGAGTACCCCTTCTTCCGAATTTCAGTTTGAAGTTCCGGGAGAAATCACTTGCCTGAAATTTTATCTATACAGGAATGCAGAAAATGCCAGACGTTCTTACGACCTGATCGTGGGCAGTGACAAGGGGGGTACTGACGGAGGTGAACTCAGAGTGTACGAGGCGGTTGATAACCTGGCACAAATAACCGATTATAAAGAATACCATTCCGGTTTCGGCAGAATCGTGGATATTATCTATAAAGAACCTCTAACTCAAGAATAA
- a CDS encoding DUF4843 domain-containing protein encodes MMKTSNIFIWIMLIIGLTACSEEEVNNYSANEGIYFNQRIRVGNILTDSTNFTFVYIEESQNEAIVSIPVQLVGRATDEARPVNIKVVGGSAKEGDDFVLPANPVLPAGASSFNYEITLKRTTALQEEAKTIEIAIEENEHFKPIITHEITDIQSGTDVSTMRHKIEFSELFTEAPAAWYTYIYPFTPQRFFLTCRVMDIPRSDFNDSSKITSARFQYLISEMRKYVAEQLLLETPDPEIFDENGNTIF; translated from the coding sequence ATGATGAAAACAAGCAATATATTTATATGGATTATGCTCATTATAGGATTAACCGCTTGTTCGGAAGAAGAGGTTAATAACTATAGTGCAAATGAAGGAATCTATTTCAACCAACGCATAAGAGTAGGAAATATCCTGACAGACAGCACGAACTTCACGTTCGTGTACATCGAGGAATCGCAGAACGAGGCCATTGTATCGATCCCGGTTCAGCTGGTCGGTAGGGCAACCGACGAAGCTCGCCCTGTAAACATCAAAGTTGTTGGGGGAAGTGCAAAAGAAGGGGATGATTTCGTGTTACCCGCCAATCCGGTATTACCTGCGGGAGCCAGTTCGTTCAACTATGAAATCACGCTGAAACGGACGACCGCATTGCAAGAAGAAGCGAAAACAATCGAGATCGCTATTGAAGAAAACGAACATTTCAAACCGATCATCACACACGAGATCACGGATATCCAAAGCGGCACGGATGTCTCTACTATGCGTCATAAGATCGAGTTCTCGGAACTATTCACCGAAGCTCCCGCCGCTTGGTACACGTATATATATCCATTTACCCCTCAACGTTTCTTCCTGACCTGCCGGGTGATGGACATCCCGCGCTCGGACTTTAACGATTCATCAAAAATAACAAGTGCCCGATTCCAATATTTAATATCAGAAATGAGAAAATATGTAGCGGAACAATTGTTATTGGAGACTCCTGACCCGGAAATCTTTGACGAGAATGGAAATACCATCTTTTAA